One genomic segment of Cucurbita pepo subsp. pepo cultivar mu-cu-16 unplaced genomic scaffold, ASM280686v2 Cp4.1_scaffold000196, whole genome shotgun sequence includes these proteins:
- the LOC111784420 gene encoding heterogeneous nuclear ribonucleoprotein 1-like isoform X1 → MIDCLVIEKMESDFGKLFIGGISWDTDEERLRDYFGSYGEVVEAVIMRDRSTGRARGFGFVVFADPAVAERVILEKHIIDGRTVEAKKAVPKDDQNTLNRNNGSIHGSPISGRTKKIFVGGLASTVTEADFQKYFDQFGTITDVVVMYDHSTQRPRGFGFITYDSEEAVDRVLHKTFHELNGKMVEVKRAIPKELTPGSNRSPIVGYNYGMSRASGFLNSYTQSYNMSPLGSYGVRADGRLSPVISSRTGIPHFGTNNYGVGVNLEQGLRQGYGRSLNIMNSQAQEQMLNSYYNGNSNRFITPIGYSGGNGRGDSLLSSSTWNVWGNGSMNNAMNSPDPGAFSGSGMGNFRVAYGNNDDNWSSAAVGNHVGVNAPPGYTNNNGYGIGESEFGIRGGSYGRNGVVSSVATRKAFAETTDGYERSYRELYRDGTVHDDSTWPSTTPELDGSVPFGYSLGSLPSDDPAKSSENFLASYDVSSRQSSRGIAA, encoded by the exons ATGATTGATTGTTTGGTAATAGAAAAGATGGAATCGGATTTTGGCAAGCTCTTCATTGGCGGAATTTCTTGGGATACTGATGAAGAGCGTCTTAGGGATTATTTTGGCAGCTATGGCGAAGTGGTTGAGGCTGTGATCATGAGGGATCGTTCCACTGGCCGTGCTCGTGGTTTTGGATTTGTTGTCTTTGCAGATCCTGCGGTTGCCGAAAGGGTTATTTTGGAGAAGCACATCATCGATGGCCGCACT GTTGAAGCTAAGAAGGCTGTTCCAAAAGATGATCAGAACACATTGAACAGAAACAATGGTAGCATCCATGGTTCTCCTATCTCGGGACGAACAAAGAAGATTTTTGTCGGAGGTTTAGCTTCGACAGTCACGGAGGCCGACTTTCAGAAGTATTTTGATCAGTTTGGCACAATTACTGATGTTGTTGTTATGTATGATCACAGCACGCAGAGGCCGAGGGGTTTCGGCTTCATTACTTACGACTCGGAGGAGGCGGTCGATCGTGTGCTGCATAAAACCTTCCATGAGCTCAATGGAAAGATGGTTGAGGTGAAAAGAGCAATTCCAAAAGAGCTAACCCCAGGGTCCAACCGAAGTCCTATTGTAGGATATAACTATGGTATGAGTAGAGCTAGTGGTTTTCTTAACAGCTATACTCAAAGCTATAACATGAGTCCTCTCGGAAGTTACGGAGTCCGAGCAGATGGTAGGTTGAGTCCAGTTATTAGCAGTCGTACCGGGATTCCTCATTTCGGTACTAATAACTATGGAGTTGGTGTGAATTTGGAGCAAGGACTGAGGCAAGGCTATGGTAGGAGTTTGAACATTATGAACAGCCAAGCGCAGGAGCAAATGTTGAATTCCTATTACAATGGGAATTCAAATAGGTTCATTACCCCAATTGGCTACAGTGGGGGAAATGGAAGAGGTGATTCTCTGTTAAGCTCGAGTACGTGGAATGTGTGGGGAAATGGAAGTATGAACAATGCCATGAACTCGCCCGACCCTGGCGCTTTCTCTGGCTCTGGAATGGGGAACTTCCGAGTGGCGTATGGAAACAACGATGATAATTGGAGTTCTGCTGCTGTTGGTAATCATGTTGGAGTGAATGCTCCTCCTGGCTACACTAATAACAATGGTTATGGCATTGGAGAGAGTGAGTTTGGGATCAGAGGAGGAAGCTACGGAAGAAATGGAGTAGTCTCGAGCGTGGCAACACGAAAAGCCTTCGCTGAAACGACCGATGGTTACGAGAGGTCGTATAGGGAGCTGTACCGTGATGGAACGGTGCATGATGATTCAACATGGCCGTCTACCACTCCCGAACTGGATGGTTCTGTGCCATTTGGTTATAGTCTTGGTAGCCTTCCTTCAGATGATCCAGCCAAAAGCTCTGAGAATTTTCTTGCTAGTTATGATGTTTCAAGCAGACAGTCATCTAGAG GAATCGCTGCGTAG
- the LOC111784419 gene encoding uncharacterized protein LOC111784419 isoform X2, protein MASEAKNVAVSEEQKKECVVENGKENKEVVGVLEVLVHQARDIHNICIYHKQDVYARLSFTTDPANSVSTKTINGGGRNPVFNDSVRLDVRSIDTSLKCELWMLSRVKNYLEDQLLGFALIPLREVVVVNGKLEKEFSLSSTDLFHSPAGFVQLSISYIGASPEFMAIPAIATAPLEAIAEGEDSSLTKPHPNDLDMMEFPDLKIANEDQIMVSEYIGITCSNLDSESSESLTIPKCENPVFPMSNEKSSEASKIDSPLNSVSNDAVSSPSLPTCSESSKTSASSKPETQEHVSAPNAKNSKVNDSCSEAASDRVTKPVVCVSIEPEEEKVVQQDIVDMYMKSMQQFTESLAKMKLPLDIDTNGPPSSGSSSSNPNLQSPKNNGSRVFYGSRAFF, encoded by the coding sequence ATGGCTTCCGAAGCTAAGAACGTGGCTGTTTCAGAGGAACAGAAGAAGGAATGTGTTGTGGAAAATGGGAAGGAGAATAAGGAAGTTGTTGGTGTTCTTGAGGTGTTGGTTCACCAAGCAAGAGACATTCATAACATATGCATATACCACAAGCAAGATGTGTATGCTAGGCTTTCTTTCACTACTGATCCTGCAAACTCTGTGTCCACCAAAACCATCAACGGTGGTGGGAGAAATCCTGTTTTCAACGACAGTGTTCGCCTCGACGTTCGATCCATCGATACGTCGCTCAAATGTGAGTTATGGATGCTTAGTAGAGTCAAGAATTATCTTGAAGATCAGTTGCTTGGTTTTGCTTTGATCCCTTTAAGAGAAGTTGTTGTTGTCAATGGGAAGTTGGAGAAAGAGTTCTCTCTTTCGTCCACCGATTTGTTCCATTCGCCTGCCGGGTTCGTGCAGCTATCGATTTCGTATATTGGAGCTTCACCAGAGTTCATGGCCATTCCAGCCATAGCTACAGCTCCCCTTGAAGCCATTGCAGAAGGGGAGGATTCAAGTTTAACCAAACCACATCCAAATGATTTGGACATGATGGAATTCCCGGATCTTAAGATTGCGAACGAAGATCAGATAATGGTCTCCGAGTACATCGGTATCACGTGTTCGAATTTGGATTCTGAATCTTCAGAGAGCTTAACCATTCCCAAGTGTGAGAATCCAGTCTTTCCAATGTCGAACGAGAAGTCAAGTGAAGCTTCAAAGATCGATTCTCCACTTAATAGTGTATCAAACGATGCAGTTTCTTCACCGTCACTACCTACATGCTCGGAGTCATCAAAAACATCAGCAAGTTCAAAACCTGAAACCCAAGAACATGTTTCAGCACCAAATGCTAAAAACAGCAAGGTCAACGATTCGTGTAGCGAGGCAGCAAGTGATAGAGTTACGAAGCCAGTAGTTTGCGTGAGCATCGAGCCAGAGGAAGAGAAAGTGGTGCAACAAGACATTGTGGACATGTACATGAAAAGCATGCAACAATTCACAGAGTCATTAGCAAAGATGAAACTTCCTTTGGATATCGACACAAATGGTCCTCCAAGTTCGGGTAGTTCGAGCTCTAACCCGAACCTACAATCACCAAAAAACAACGGTTCCCGTGTGTTTTACGGTAGCAGAGCGTTCTTCTGA
- the LOC111784420 gene encoding heterogeneous nuclear ribonucleoprotein 1-like isoform X2: MESDFGKLFIGGISWDTDEERLRDYFGSYGEVVEAVIMRDRSTGRARGFGFVVFADPAVAERVILEKHIIDGRTVEAKKAVPKDDQNTLNRNNGSIHGSPISGRTKKIFVGGLASTVTEADFQKYFDQFGTITDVVVMYDHSTQRPRGFGFITYDSEEAVDRVLHKTFHELNGKMVEVKRAIPKELTPGSNRSPIVGYNYGMSRASGFLNSYTQSYNMSPLGSYGVRADGRLSPVISSRTGIPHFGTNNYGVGVNLEQGLRQGYGRSLNIMNSQAQEQMLNSYYNGNSNRFITPIGYSGGNGRGDSLLSSSTWNVWGNGSMNNAMNSPDPGAFSGSGMGNFRVAYGNNDDNWSSAAVGNHVGVNAPPGYTNNNGYGIGESEFGIRGGSYGRNGVVSSVATRKAFAETTDGYERSYRELYRDGTVHDDSTWPSTTPELDGSVPFGYSLGSLPSDDPAKSSENFLASYDVSSRQSSRGIAA, encoded by the exons ATGGAATCGGATTTTGGCAAGCTCTTCATTGGCGGAATTTCTTGGGATACTGATGAAGAGCGTCTTAGGGATTATTTTGGCAGCTATGGCGAAGTGGTTGAGGCTGTGATCATGAGGGATCGTTCCACTGGCCGTGCTCGTGGTTTTGGATTTGTTGTCTTTGCAGATCCTGCGGTTGCCGAAAGGGTTATTTTGGAGAAGCACATCATCGATGGCCGCACT GTTGAAGCTAAGAAGGCTGTTCCAAAAGATGATCAGAACACATTGAACAGAAACAATGGTAGCATCCATGGTTCTCCTATCTCGGGACGAACAAAGAAGATTTTTGTCGGAGGTTTAGCTTCGACAGTCACGGAGGCCGACTTTCAGAAGTATTTTGATCAGTTTGGCACAATTACTGATGTTGTTGTTATGTATGATCACAGCACGCAGAGGCCGAGGGGTTTCGGCTTCATTACTTACGACTCGGAGGAGGCGGTCGATCGTGTGCTGCATAAAACCTTCCATGAGCTCAATGGAAAGATGGTTGAGGTGAAAAGAGCAATTCCAAAAGAGCTAACCCCAGGGTCCAACCGAAGTCCTATTGTAGGATATAACTATGGTATGAGTAGAGCTAGTGGTTTTCTTAACAGCTATACTCAAAGCTATAACATGAGTCCTCTCGGAAGTTACGGAGTCCGAGCAGATGGTAGGTTGAGTCCAGTTATTAGCAGTCGTACCGGGATTCCTCATTTCGGTACTAATAACTATGGAGTTGGTGTGAATTTGGAGCAAGGACTGAGGCAAGGCTATGGTAGGAGTTTGAACATTATGAACAGCCAAGCGCAGGAGCAAATGTTGAATTCCTATTACAATGGGAATTCAAATAGGTTCATTACCCCAATTGGCTACAGTGGGGGAAATGGAAGAGGTGATTCTCTGTTAAGCTCGAGTACGTGGAATGTGTGGGGAAATGGAAGTATGAACAATGCCATGAACTCGCCCGACCCTGGCGCTTTCTCTGGCTCTGGAATGGGGAACTTCCGAGTGGCGTATGGAAACAACGATGATAATTGGAGTTCTGCTGCTGTTGGTAATCATGTTGGAGTGAATGCTCCTCCTGGCTACACTAATAACAATGGTTATGGCATTGGAGAGAGTGAGTTTGGGATCAGAGGAGGAAGCTACGGAAGAAATGGAGTAGTCTCGAGCGTGGCAACACGAAAAGCCTTCGCTGAAACGACCGATGGTTACGAGAGGTCGTATAGGGAGCTGTACCGTGATGGAACGGTGCATGATGATTCAACATGGCCGTCTACCACTCCCGAACTGGATGGTTCTGTGCCATTTGGTTATAGTCTTGGTAGCCTTCCTTCAGATGATCCAGCCAAAAGCTCTGAGAATTTTCTTGCTAGTTATGATGTTTCAAGCAGACAGTCATCTAGAG GAATCGCTGCGTAG